From the genome of Vibrio gangliei, one region includes:
- a CDS encoding DUF368 domain-containing protein — protein sequence MNYFFTYLKGIAMGAADVVPGVSGGTIAFITGIYDTLLGSIRKVNPSLLGLWKREGFKAVLTHINAGFLAALFGGILTSILTLAKLISWLLVTHPIPLWSFFFGLILISVVHILKQVDDRRLIHVLFLVAGIAFAYTITVLQPLDLQPTPLNLILAGAIAICAMILPGISGSFILLLLGIYPAILAAVKELNIGVLGLFAVGAVCGLLSFSHLLSWLLNKHRSATLVFLTGLMMGTLPKIWPWKETISWRVNSDGEQVPLVEHNLLPHQFEQVVGQPSQLILAIVCMLAGIGIVWLLEKVAQNKK from the coding sequence ATGAATTATTTTTTCACTTACCTGAAAGGCATTGCCATGGGCGCGGCCGATGTGGTTCCTGGTGTATCAGGCGGAACCATTGCTTTTATAACAGGGATTTACGACACCCTGCTTGGCAGTATTCGTAAAGTTAATCCAAGCTTACTCGGATTGTGGAAACGTGAAGGCTTTAAAGCGGTTCTCACCCATATTAATGCCGGATTCTTAGCCGCTCTATTTGGTGGTATTTTAACCAGCATTTTGACCTTGGCGAAATTAATCTCTTGGCTGTTAGTCACTCACCCTATTCCGCTTTGGTCATTCTTTTTTGGTTTGATCTTAATTTCCGTGGTGCATATCTTAAAGCAGGTCGATGATCGACGTCTGATCCATGTCCTCTTTTTAGTCGCGGGAATTGCGTTTGCCTACACCATCACGGTATTACAACCGCTCGATTTACAGCCAACGCCGCTTAACCTCATCTTAGCGGGCGCCATTGCTATCTGTGCGATGATTTTACCGGGCATTTCAGGTAGTTTTATTTTATTGCTATTAGGCATTTACCCGGCCATTTTAGCTGCGGTAAAAGAGCTCAACATTGGCGTATTAGGTTTGTTTGCAGTAGGCGCAGTGTGTGGTCTATTAAGCTTTTCTCATTTACTGTCATGGTTATTAAACAAACATCGTTCGGCAACGCTAGTTTTCTTAACCGGATTAATGATGGGTACATTACCTAAAATTTGGCCGTGGAAAGAAACCATCAGCTGGCGAGTAAATTCTGATGGCGAGCAAGTACCTCTAGTCGAGCATAACTTGCTGCCACATCAGTTTGAGCAAGTCGTTGGCCAACCGTCTCAATTAATATTAGCCATCGTGTGTATGCTGGCTGGTATTGGTATTGTTTGGCTGCTTGAGAAAGTGGCACAGAACAAAAAATAA
- a CDS encoding DMT family transporter has translation MPNHQSSHAFKTFIFTVFALIAFAANSVLARLALMDGNIDPLSFTTLRLASGAIMLCLLLSLRPRTSHNKTASHFTLKGSMASALCLFVYALCFSIAYLSLETGTGALILFGAVQITMIVYQLCKGHKLVLLEWLGITLAFAGFVYLMLPNASTPSFSGFVLMALAGMAWAGYTIRGKTSSDPLSDTTGNFVRCLPLCLLLIIYIMVTENTLTYHGMILAIISGAVTSGMGYAIWYVALKGLKATQAGVVQLLVPVIAALGGAIMVREPITLPFVVASAMILLGILLVTLQKR, from the coding sequence ATGCCTAACCATCAATCAAGCCATGCCTTCAAAACTTTTATTTTTACGGTATTTGCACTCATTGCATTTGCGGCAAATTCGGTTCTGGCTCGCCTTGCTTTAATGGATGGCAATATTGATCCATTAAGCTTTACCACCCTGCGATTAGCTTCCGGCGCTATCATGCTGTGCCTACTTCTAAGCCTTCGACCAAGGACAAGCCACAATAAAACCGCTTCTCACTTCACTTTGAAAGGCAGTATGGCATCCGCGCTGTGCTTATTTGTCTATGCTCTGTGCTTTTCTATCGCTTACCTTTCGTTAGAAACGGGCACTGGAGCGTTAATTTTGTTTGGCGCGGTACAAATCACTATGATCGTTTACCAATTATGCAAAGGGCATAAGTTGGTATTACTTGAGTGGTTGGGGATCACATTGGCGTTTGCTGGATTTGTTTATTTGATGTTGCCCAATGCTTCTACGCCATCATTTTCTGGCTTTGTATTAATGGCACTAGCAGGCATGGCGTGGGCAGGCTATACCATTCGAGGAAAAACAAGCTCTGATCCACTCAGTGATACCACAGGCAACTTTGTACGCTGTTTGCCTCTGTGCTTGTTATTAATCATTTATATTATGGTCACTGAAAATACGCTGACTTATCACGGTATGATCTTAGCCATCATTTCAGGTGCGGTGACATCAGGAATGGGATATGCAATTTGGTATGTCGCACTGAAAGGCTTAAAGGCGACTCAGGCCGGTGTCGTGCAATTATTGGTACCAGTGATTGCAGCTTTAGGCGGGGCGATCATGGTTCGAGAACCGATCACCCTACCATTTGTTGTTGCTTCAGCGATGATTTTATTGGGTATTCTATTGGTTACGTTACAAAAACGATAA
- a CDS encoding DJ-1/PfpI family protein: protein MNIGIYLYDNAEVLDFSGPYEVFTTANRVNSNGQDFNVFLIAEQATPVTARAGYRVLPDYSIANHPKLDVLIVVGGVHTDEMYKVGVLEWIKTQEMQVPLIASVCTGAFILAQAGILNQHSVTTHWEDIPDLKQRFPKLKVQENVRWVKDGNRISSGGISAGIDMSLFIVSELLGMDIAEATAKQMEFRWEQNPD from the coding sequence ATGAATATCGGTATTTACCTCTACGATAATGCAGAAGTGCTTGATTTTTCAGGCCCTTATGAAGTGTTCACCACAGCAAACCGTGTGAATTCAAACGGTCAAGATTTCAATGTTTTCCTGATCGCAGAACAAGCAACCCCTGTGACGGCAAGAGCGGGTTATCGTGTTCTTCCCGACTACAGTATTGCTAATCATCCTAAATTAGATGTCTTAATTGTGGTTGGTGGTGTGCATACTGATGAAATGTACAAAGTTGGTGTGCTTGAGTGGATAAAAACTCAGGAGATGCAAGTACCTCTAATCGCATCGGTTTGCACTGGCGCTTTTATACTGGCGCAAGCAGGGATACTTAACCAACACTCAGTGACAACGCATTGGGAAGATATTCCCGATCTCAAACAACGATTTCCAAAGCTGAAAGTACAAGAGAACGTCCGTTGGGTAAAAGATGGTAACCGTATTAGCTCAGGAGGGATCTCGGCGGGCATTGATATGAGTTTATTTATCGTCAGTGAGTTATTGGGAATGGACATCGCGGAAGCAACCGCCAAACAAATGGAATTTCGATGGGAACAAAATCCTGACTAG
- a CDS encoding RNA recognition motif domain-containing protein yields MKLLVRNLSRETTESEMRQLFEEFGEVGECTLVLDDETGLSKGFGFIYMPDLDQAKTARFALNGKEIDNSKIKVKVAS; encoded by the coding sequence ATGAAACTGTTAGTTCGAAATCTTTCTCGTGAAACAACTGAATCAGAAATGCGTCAATTGTTTGAAGAGTTTGGAGAAGTCGGTGAGTGCACTTTAGTACTGGATGACGAAACCGGTCTTTCTAAAGGGTTTGGTTTCATTTATATGCCGGATCTTGATCAGGCTAAAACCGCTCGATTTGCGTTAAACGGCAAAGAAATCGACAACAGTAAAATCAAAGTGAAAGTCGCCAGTTAA
- a CDS encoding copper chaperone PCu(A)C translates to MKKLALLLSGLLLSSAAFAHNGLHYNDPYARATPPNAANSAIFMTIENHMDSERTLVAAQTDVASKTELHTVEKDGDMMKMRQIDQLNLPAHGEVVLKPGGYHIMLLNLKQPLAEGDKVTLTLEFANGETETLSVPVKKVMAGISHNSDHSSH, encoded by the coding sequence ATGAAAAAGCTTGCTTTATTACTCTCTGGACTGCTATTGAGCTCGGCAGCTTTTGCCCATAATGGCTTACACTACAATGACCCGTATGCTCGCGCGACTCCACCTAATGCAGCAAACAGCGCCATTTTCATGACTATAGAAAATCACATGGATAGCGAACGTACTTTGGTCGCAGCCCAAACGGATGTTGCGAGCAAGACTGAGCTGCATACGGTAGAAAAAGATGGCGACATGATGAAAATGCGTCAAATTGACCAGCTGAATTTGCCAGCTCATGGTGAAGTGGTATTGAAACCTGGTGGTTATCACATCATGCTGCTTAACTTAAAACAGCCTTTAGCTGAAGGTGACAAAGTAACCCTAACTCTGGAGTTTGCCAACGGTGAAACTGAAACGTTAAGCGTGCCGGTAAAAAAAGTGATGGCCGGTATTTCGCATAATTCCGACCATTCAAGTCATTAA
- a CDS encoding aspartate kinase, which yields MSAFDAVLDNILLRPENPYNRMFVVSAYGGITDALLECKRSGKAGIYRLVENRDDAWVEAMEELEQRMLLINENMFADPISRRRADNFIKDRIAQATNCINNIMETCQYGQFSMQHYLPQIREFLSSIGEAHSAYNTCLKLNTLDVNAKFVDLSGWDLDGQGKDVSGDLDAVIENALQDIDVTKELPIVTGYVYCAEGLMKTYDRGYSEMTFSRLAVLSKAKQAVIHKEYHLSTADPRVVGPEKVRPMGQTNYDVADQLANLGMEAIHPNAASGLRRSGIELVIKNTFEPEHKGTLISHAFDPHRYAGNTDKVEIIAGRNKVFALHIFDQAMVGQADNVGYELMEIINDERVQLVGKEMNANSITYYLSGNSKSKNKVLSRAEKAFPRAKITGKMVALISVIGASIDTNIALSHGMIALMNQDITPRAAHSSMRNVDVQFVVDDENYEAAICTLHEEFIDGLESNDEQLDKEKAA from the coding sequence ATGTCAGCCTTTGACGCTGTTCTCGATAACATCTTACTTCGTCCAGAGAACCCGTATAACCGTATGTTTGTGGTTTCAGCTTATGGCGGTATTACCGATGCATTATTGGAATGTAAGCGTTCAGGTAAAGCCGGTATTTATCGTTTAGTTGAAAATCGTGATGATGCGTGGGTGGAAGCCATGGAAGAGCTTGAACAACGCATGTTATTGATTAACGAAAATATGTTTGCTGACCCAATCAGTCGCCGTCGTGCCGATAACTTTATTAAAGATCGCATCGCGCAAGCGACGAACTGTATCAACAATATTATGGAAACCTGCCAGTATGGTCAGTTTTCAATGCAGCATTATTTGCCGCAAATCCGAGAGTTTTTATCTTCCATCGGTGAAGCACATAGTGCGTACAATACTTGTTTGAAGCTAAACACTCTTGATGTGAACGCTAAGTTCGTTGACTTATCTGGTTGGGATCTTGATGGCCAAGGAAAAGATGTGTCAGGTGATCTCGACGCAGTGATTGAAAATGCGTTGCAAGATATTGATGTGACTAAAGAACTTCCGATCGTGACAGGCTATGTTTACTGCGCCGAAGGCTTAATGAAGACCTATGACCGTGGTTACAGTGAAATGACCTTTAGTCGTTTAGCGGTGTTGTCGAAAGCAAAACAAGCAGTCATTCATAAAGAGTATCACTTGAGTACTGCTGACCCGCGCGTTGTTGGTCCAGAAAAAGTGCGTCCAATGGGGCAGACGAACTATGACGTCGCTGACCAACTTGCTAATTTAGGTATGGAAGCGATTCACCCGAATGCAGCTTCTGGTTTACGTCGTAGTGGTATTGAATTGGTAATCAAAAATACCTTTGAACCAGAACATAAAGGTACGCTGATTTCACATGCGTTTGACCCACATCGTTATGCGGGTAACACCGATAAAGTGGAAATTATTGCTGGTCGAAATAAAGTCTTTGCACTGCATATTTTTGACCAAGCTATGGTGGGCCAAGCGGATAACGTCGGTTATGAGTTGATGGAAATCATCAATGATGAGCGTGTTCAGCTAGTGGGTAAAGAAATGAACGCCAACTCGATTACTTATTATTTAAGCGGTAATTCGAAGAGCAAGAACAAAGTCTTGTCTCGCGCAGAAAAAGCGTTCCCACGAGCAAAAATTACCGGCAAGATGGTGGCGTTAATTTCCGTGATTGGTGCTTCAATTGACACCAATATAGCGCTGAGCCACGGCATGATCGCATTAATGAACCAAGATATTACGCCGCGTGCAGCGCACTCGTCGATGCGTAATGTGGATGTGCAATTTGTGGTTGATGATGAAAATTATGAAGCGGCGATTTGTACCTTACATGAAGAGTTCATTGACGGTCTTGAATCAAATGATGAGCAACTTGATAAAGAAAAAGCGGCTTAA
- a CDS encoding DUF4336 domain-containing protein, which produces MFTEWESNRVWYIDKSYRVCGLTHIQRMVVIKLENDELMVISPIELSTQCQLELSQLGAVKFVVSPTPTYHHHLSDWWLAYSKAYFFATHSLIEKRTDLNFDGVLSHQTPKEWQGQLLQTSIGGDESPNKMLFCDPLSRTLFITDNLVALQPHLPTGQKITTLIQGGRNQLTLPYRVRRKFKNKAMLRASVQEVMTWPFDRLISSNGLLIEKDAKDAFYQAFWWAFQ; this is translated from the coding sequence ATGTTTACAGAATGGGAATCCAACCGAGTTTGGTACATAGATAAAAGCTACCGTGTATGTGGTTTAACTCACATTCAACGCATGGTGGTGATTAAACTCGAAAATGATGAACTCATGGTGATTTCACCGATTGAACTTTCGACGCAGTGCCAGTTGGAATTATCTCAACTCGGAGCGGTGAAATTTGTGGTATCGCCCACTCCGACTTATCATCATCACCTTTCAGATTGGTGGCTTGCCTACTCCAAAGCTTATTTTTTCGCGACACATTCACTCATTGAAAAACGCACCGATCTGAATTTTGATGGGGTTTTGTCGCATCAAACACCCAAAGAATGGCAAGGACAATTATTACAAACGTCTATTGGTGGCGATGAGTCACCCAATAAAATGTTGTTTTGTGATCCACTCAGCCGCACGCTTTTTATTACCGATAATTTGGTAGCACTACAGCCTCACCTACCCACAGGTCAAAAGATCACAACCTTGATTCAAGGTGGCCGTAACCAGCTTACTTTGCCATATCGTGTGCGCCGTAAGTTTAAAAATAAAGCAATGCTACGAGCATCCGTGCAAGAAGTGATGACTTGGCCATTTGACCGTTTGATTTCAAGCAATGGTCTGTTAATTGAAAAAGACGCGAAGGACGCGTTTTACCAAGCCTTTTGGTGGGCATTCCAATAA
- a CDS encoding SCO family protein — protein MKKSWVIILALAFSLGLALNFYLHPSQQTSQSATSLALINGDNDKTDIFDPADTRIRVIYFGFTRCPDVCPTSLAMLSAAMKQLDDDQLSHIRPIFITLDPERDSGEDAQKYAHYFHPNIQGYSGSAAAIQQLATRYGVIFQKTELKDSELKYTIDHSSYFYFVQPDGTLIKKVPHTLNPQPLILSIQQVEKENA, from the coding sequence ATGAAGAAATCTTGGGTCATTATCTTAGCGTTGGCTTTTAGCTTAGGCTTGGCATTAAACTTTTATTTGCACCCATCACAACAGACATCTCAATCAGCTACAAGCTTAGCGCTCATAAATGGCGATAACGACAAAACGGATATTTTCGATCCCGCCGATACTCGAATTAGAGTCATTTATTTTGGCTTTACCCGTTGTCCAGATGTGTGCCCAACATCATTAGCCATGCTTTCTGCCGCAATGAAGCAACTGGATGACGATCAGCTTTCCCATATCCGTCCAATCTTCATTACATTAGATCCTGAGCGAGATTCCGGTGAAGATGCACAAAAATACGCACATTATTTTCACCCAAATATTCAAGGTTATTCAGGCTCTGCGGCAGCCATTCAGCAATTAGCAACTCGTTACGGTGTGATTTTCCAAAAAACCGAGCTTAAAGACTCTGAACTAAAATACACGATAGATCACAGCTCTTATTTCTATTTTGTTCAACCCGACGGCACCTTAATTAAAAAAGTGCCACATACATTGAATCCACAACCATTAATTCTTTCTATTCAACAAGTTGAAAAGGAAAACGCTTAA